A window of Nitrososphaerales archaeon contains these coding sequences:
- the dph5 gene encoding diphthine synthase, with amino-acid sequence MGSLTFVGLGLGPKGVSLEGLVELRTADEVFLEYYTTPHDPALVGELERQSGRHLTIVDRAFVEDGRSLLAAAKSRKVVLAVPGDPMIATTHAELRVRAIRAGIEARVVHGVTIASAAASASGLHSYKFSRTVTITRESVKRLSQAYQILHENLLEGAHTLLLLEFDVERGEGVTPNEAIRGLLAAEADFKRAVVSTSCFALVLSRVGRVDASSRAGTLAELEGFDYLQPPHSVIIPGKLHFTEVESIAAIFSLDAAKIHGNSESVKRTAETLVPRYVEKTKKALASVRSKLGPEYDSVVENAELYIKDAESFLLKGDDELAMLSVGYAEGLLDSLNFAGVVKIDW; translated from the coding sequence ATGGGCTCTCTGACATTTGTCGGCCTCGGCCTGGGCCCCAAAGGCGTGAGCCTGGAAGGTCTTGTGGAGCTGAGGACGGCCGACGAGGTGTTTCTGGAGTATTACACCACGCCCCACGACCCTGCGCTCGTGGGTGAGCTCGAAAGGCAGAGCGGCAGGCACCTCACAATCGTCGACAGGGCGTTCGTGGAGGACGGGAGGTCGCTGCTGGCGGCTGCGAAGTCAAGGAAGGTCGTGCTCGCTGTCCCTGGCGATCCGATGATAGCCACGACGCACGCCGAGCTGAGGGTCAGGGCAATCAGGGCGGGCATAGAAGCGAGGGTCGTGCACGGCGTCACCATCGCCTCGGCAGCGGCGAGCGCATCGGGGCTCCATTCTTACAAGTTCTCGAGGACTGTGACCATCACGCGAGAATCGGTCAAGAGGCTCTCTCAGGCATATCAGATTCTGCACGAGAACCTTCTCGAGGGGGCGCACACCCTGCTCCTCCTGGAGTTCGATGTGGAGAGGGGCGAAGGAGTCACACCGAACGAGGCGATTCGGGGGCTCCTCGCTGCCGAGGCGGACTTCAAGCGAGCTGTTGTCAGCACCAGCTGCTTCGCGCTCGTGCTTAGCCGGGTGGGGAGGGTCGATGCCTCGTCCAGGGCAGGGACCCTTGCGGAGTTGGAAGGTTTCGACTATCTTCAGCCTCCCCACTCAGTGATAATCCCAGGGAAGCTGCACTTCACGGAGGTCGAATCGATAGCCGCAATCTTCTCCTTGGACGCTGCGAAGATACACGGGAATTCTGAATCAGTCAAGCGCACGGCTGAGACGCTCGTCCCGCGATACGTCGAGAAGACGAAGAAGGCGCTGGCATCCGTCAGGAGCAAGCTCGGACCAGAATACGACTCGGTCGTGGAGAACGCAGAACTCTACATCAAGGACGCGGAGAGCTTCCTGTTAAAGGGAGACGACGAACTTGCGATGCTCAGTGTTGGCTACGCAGAAGGACTTTTAGACTCGCTGAACTTCGCTGGCGTAGTCAAGATAGACTGGTAG
- a CDS encoding FAD synthase, protein MNEKRILGEIFALKVADGRATQKALCARLGEDAGQVEKAVSALRARRLVEGSPRGLRLTDKGRAKVKVVFIGGSFELIHPGHLHTILQAKNLGDVLVAVVARDTTIRRRKHREPITTENERLNLLSSLRAVDAAMLGVEGDIYVTLEKVKPDVVALGYDQYHAEEEIAKEAARRGMRLRVFRLRPATTIIKTSKIIEALS, encoded by the coding sequence TTGAACGAGAAGCGAATCCTGGGGGAAATCTTTGCGCTCAAGGTGGCGGACGGAAGGGCAACGCAGAAGGCGCTCTGCGCCAGGCTGGGCGAGGACGCAGGCCAGGTAGAGAAGGCTGTCTCAGCCCTGCGCGCTCGGCGGCTGGTTGAAGGGAGCCCCAGAGGCCTGAGACTGACCGACAAGGGGAGGGCCAAGGTCAAGGTTGTCTTCATCGGGGGCAGCTTCGAGTTGATTCATCCCGGCCATCTTCACACGATCCTGCAGGCGAAGAATCTTGGAGACGTTCTGGTTGCTGTAGTGGCTAGGGACACTACAATCAGGAGGAGGAAGCACAGGGAGCCCATCACCACCGAGAACGAAAGGCTGAACCTCCTCTCCTCCCTGCGGGCCGTCGACGCCGCGATGCTCGGCGTCGAGGGGGACATCTACGTGACTCTCGAGAAGGTGAAGCCAGACGTGGTAGCGCTCGGCTACGACCAGTACCATGCCGAAGAGGAGATAGCGAAGGAGGCGGCGAGGAGGGGGATGCGGCTGAGGGTATTCAGGCTTCGGCCCGCGACGACAATAATCAAGACGTCCAAAATCATCGAAGCGCTGAGCTAG
- a CDS encoding RNA-binding protein has product MTAWAAEQYDMEGLRESMREVEKHLLDQSGRRDRLLKESRDVISSCSRAIVNVHNGKLAEAEKELGRARSLLKALKKAGSGQLARYLVSPEAEFVEASSVCALARGKRLPSRSSLDSSHEAYVLGLLDTVGELKRLVLDSIMDGKIVKAKEYFGHMETLYSTCSPLAVYDHVLGGSRRKIDVARMLVEDTRGLLTEEARRETLISSMDRVYKKLRRR; this is encoded by the coding sequence ATGACAGCATGGGCAGCGGAGCAGTACGACATGGAAGGACTCCGTGAATCGATGAGGGAGGTCGAGAAGCACTTGCTCGACCAGTCAGGCCGAAGGGACAGGCTGCTGAAGGAGAGCCGCGACGTGATATCCTCTTGCTCAAGGGCAATCGTCAACGTCCACAACGGTAAGCTGGCGGAAGCGGAGAAGGAACTGGGCAGAGCCCGCTCCCTCCTCAAAGCGCTGAAGAAGGCGGGGTCGGGGCAACTCGCTCGGTACCTCGTATCACCGGAGGCGGAGTTCGTCGAGGCCTCTTCCGTCTGTGCGCTGGCTAGGGGAAAACGTCTGCCGTCTAGGAGCTCCCTTGACTCTTCGCACGAGGCATACGTCCTGGGACTCCTAGACACAGTGGGCGAGCTGAAGCGGCTCGTCCTCGACTCGATCATGGACGGGAAGATCGTGAAGGCGAAGGAGTATTTCGGCCACATGGAGACGCTCTACTCCACATGCTCTCCTTTGGCTGTCTACGACCACGTCCTTGGTGGCAGCAGAAGGAAGATTGACGTCGCGAGGATGCTCGTCGAAGACACGAGGGGTCTCCTTACTGAAGAGGCGAGAAGGGAGACGCTCATCTCCTCAATGGACAGGGTCTACAAGAAGCTCAGAAGGCGCTAG
- a CDS encoding DMT family transporter: MRRDRTVALAQTTVTAVLWGTSFPVISVAISSGLDPRTFVFLRFAIAAPVMLAVAGLYGKGTRRLLRSRAVWVIGLFNATGFVCQFLGQALTTASVAALLVNLSVVLAALGSMLFLREKMTTVRASGVAFAFAGTALLTTNGDLSGLTGGQLLGDALYLLAAVAWAGYIVYAKKKTDEKDWDPLAVSACIVAVTAFLVFPVALTAGLSFALSTASWEAVLYTAVFNTAIPFALYQAGLRYLTATSSAIVLMLEIVTAVAISTLFLGEVLGVASWTGAVLVLVSVLLVSGFEISGKSLSVYQRR; encoded by the coding sequence GTGCGAAGGGACAGGACTGTAGCACTTGCCCAGACGACGGTCACCGCAGTGCTCTGGGGCACCTCCTTCCCTGTCATTTCCGTGGCGATAAGCTCTGGACTCGACCCGAGGACGTTCGTCTTCCTGAGGTTTGCTATAGCCGCGCCAGTGATGCTGGCAGTCGCCGGACTCTACGGCAAGGGGACGAGGAGGCTCCTTCGTTCGAGGGCAGTCTGGGTGATTGGGCTTTTCAACGCGACCGGATTCGTTTGCCAGTTCCTCGGCCAGGCCCTCACGACTGCGTCCGTGGCGGCCCTGCTGGTCAACCTGTCCGTCGTCCTGGCTGCGCTCGGGAGCATGCTGTTCCTGCGCGAGAAGATGACCACGGTAAGAGCGTCGGGTGTTGCGTTCGCCTTCGCCGGGACCGCCCTTCTTACCACCAACGGGGACCTCTCTGGTTTGACTGGCGGGCAGTTGCTCGGTGACGCGCTTTACCTGCTCGCAGCCGTCGCTTGGGCGGGATACATAGTGTATGCGAAGAAGAAGACGGACGAGAAAGACTGGGACCCTCTCGCTGTGTCCGCCTGCATCGTGGCGGTCACCGCCTTCCTCGTCTTCCCTGTGGCGTTGACCGCTGGGCTGAGCTTCGCACTCTCTACCGCGTCATGGGAGGCTGTACTCTACACAGCTGTTTTCAACACCGCTATCCCGTTCGCTCTGTATCAAGCGGGCCTCAGGTACCTGACAGCAACTTCGTCGGCGATTGTGCTGATGCTCGAGATTGTCACGGCTGTCGCAATCTCAACTCTCTTTCTCGGCGAGGTGCTGGGTGTGGCCTCCTGGACTGGCGCTGTCCTTGTCTTAGTTTCAGTGCTGCTGGTTTCGGGGTTCGAAATCAGCGGAAAGAGCCTATCGGTCTATCAACGTAGGTAA
- a CDS encoding acyl-CoA thioesterase, translating to MAKPKAKKVSESALTTVRLMMPTDANVLGNVFGGAIMRYMDEVAAIVAWRHAGTNCVTASIDRMNFYAPVYVGNVLVLKASVNYVGHTSMEIGVRIETQDPVTGRTAHTGSCYLTYVAIDAKGRPTTIPKLVPVTPDEKKRFKRAVARKKLREAEIAALKEE from the coding sequence ATGGCGAAGCCGAAAGCCAAGAAGGTTTCCGAGTCAGCCCTGACAACCGTGAGGCTCATGATGCCGACGGACGCGAACGTGCTCGGAAACGTGTTCGGAGGCGCGATTATGCGGTACATGGATGAAGTCGCAGCCATAGTTGCTTGGAGACACGCCGGAACCAACTGCGTCACTGCGTCGATTGACAGGATGAACTTCTACGCCCCGGTCTACGTCGGGAACGTCCTCGTACTGAAGGCCTCGGTCAACTACGTCGGCCACACCTCGATGGAGATTGGCGTCAGGATAGAGACCCAGGATCCTGTGACGGGCAGGACCGCGCACACAGGGTCGTGCTACCTCACCTACGTGGCCATCGACGCCAAGGGGAGGCCGACGACGATACCGAAGCTCGTCCCCGTCACGCCAGACGAGAAGAAGCGCTTCAAGCGAGCGGTCGCAAGAAAGAAACTGAGGGAGGCCGAGATCGCTGCACTCAAAGAGGAATAG
- a CDS encoding MBL fold metallo-hydrolase, which yields MGGLKPLQLRVGTMANFVYLLVDEESREALVVDSGWETRPIVQAVKAERARVKYAVATHEHFDHTSTLRELATEIGAKVVAHSASPVDHDVSVEDGEELMLGGRRVKVLHTPGHTQDSICLYDGTEVFTGDTLFVGTIGRFDAKSAGAMYNSLYNVILKLPEATVVYPGHDYGEVSSRSLGEERLRNPFLRSKDVRSFLSVSD from the coding sequence ATGGGCGGACTGAAACCGCTTCAGCTGAGGGTCGGGACGATGGCGAACTTCGTCTATCTTCTCGTGGACGAGGAGAGCAGGGAGGCGCTCGTCGTCGACTCGGGATGGGAGACGCGCCCGATCGTCCAGGCAGTCAAGGCAGAACGGGCGCGCGTGAAGTACGCCGTCGCGACGCACGAGCACTTCGACCACACTTCGACTCTTCGCGAGCTCGCAACGGAGATCGGTGCCAAGGTGGTCGCGCACTCTGCCTCGCCTGTGGACCACGACGTCTCGGTTGAAGACGGCGAGGAGCTCATGCTCGGGGGCAGGAGGGTAAAGGTGCTCCACACTCCCGGCCACACTCAAGACAGCATCTGCCTTTACGACGGCACAGAGGTGTTCACAGGCGACACGCTCTTCGTCGGGACGATAGGGAGGTTCGATGCGAAAAGCGCGGGGGCCATGTACAACAGCCTCTACAACGTCATTCTGAAGCTGCCCGAGGCGACGGTGGTCTACCCCGGCCACGACTACGGGGAGGTCTCAAGCAGGAGTCTCGGTGAAGAGAGACTGAGGAACCCATTCCTCAGGTCGAAGGACGTCAGGAGCTTCCTCTCAGTCTCCGACTGA
- a CDS encoding threonine/serine dehydratase, with amino-acid sequence MATTALPGLREIEQAEARIREHIPPTPLERSPGLSSFLGREVLLKLEVFQPIRVFKIRGALNKLLLLSDSALKRGVITASSGNHGLAIAYASRKFGIRAVICVPENANPQKVTAIEEQEAEIVRYGGGYDEAYENAVRTARRRNLTFVHAFNDRDVIAGQGTCGLEMARQAPDMDSAVVAIGGGGLISGVAIALKQSLRTVRVYGAETRAIPSMYESVEEGRMVRVKPKKTIADGMQAAIPGELTFEAVTRYVNRIGLVDDRQIENAVYDMLTRARVLAEPAGASPLAALRGPLKDEKGEKTVLVVSGGNISVSLLERIISRRLRGSS; translated from the coding sequence ATGGCCACAACGGCCCTCCCTGGACTGCGCGAGATCGAGCAAGCGGAGGCCAGGATAAGAGAGCACATCCCGCCGACACCGCTGGAGCGCTCGCCGGGCCTCTCCTCCTTTCTCGGGCGGGAGGTGCTCCTCAAGCTGGAGGTCTTCCAGCCAATCCGAGTCTTCAAGATTCGCGGCGCTCTGAACAAGCTCCTGCTGCTCAGTGACTCGGCGCTCAAGAGGGGTGTGATCACTGCCTCTTCAGGGAACCACGGCCTGGCGATCGCGTACGCCAGCCGCAAGTTCGGAATCCGGGCAGTGATCTGCGTCCCCGAGAACGCGAACCCTCAGAAGGTAACAGCGATTGAGGAGCAGGAAGCGGAGATTGTGAGATACGGAGGGGGCTACGACGAGGCGTACGAAAACGCAGTCAGGACTGCGCGGCGCCGCAACCTCACCTTCGTCCACGCATTCAACGACAGGGATGTCATAGCCGGCCAAGGGACATGCGGCCTTGAGATGGCCAGGCAGGCGCCGGACATGGACTCTGCAGTCGTCGCGATCGGCGGCGGTGGTCTGATATCTGGTGTGGCAATAGCGCTGAAGCAGTCCCTGCGAACGGTCCGCGTCTACGGAGCAGAGACAAGAGCAATCCCGTCGATGTACGAATCAGTGGAGGAGGGGAGGATGGTGCGTGTGAAGCCGAAGAAGACGATAGCAGACGGCATGCAGGCTGCAATCCCTGGAGAGCTGACGTTCGAGGCTGTGACGAGGTACGTCAACAGGATTGGCCTAGTCGACGACAGGCAGATAGAAAATGCGGTCTACGACATGCTGACAAGAGCACGCGTCCTCGCCGAGCCGGCAGGGGCGTCGCCTCTAGCGGCGCTCAGAGGTCCGCTCAAGGACGAGAAGGGCGAGAAGACGGTGCTCGTTGTTAGCGGCGGCAACATCTCGGTCTCCCTTTTAGAGCGCATCATCAGTCGGAGACTGAGAGGAAGCTCCTGA
- the fen gene encoding flap endonuclease-1 — translation MGVDLGDSIPREKIELADIARWKLAVDAYNTLYQFLAIIRGANGEHLKDSKGRVTSHISGLFYRNINLLELGIKLVYVFDGKPPEMKAEEIERRSAQRREAKDMYLKALQAGDMAQARKFAEASTVLRKDMVADAKQLLDAMGIPWVDAPSEGEAQASVMAGEGTVDAVASQDHDSLIFGSPVLVRNVTISGKRRLPGKGIVINVQPERITLSSVLSETGLTREQLVDFAILLGTDFNPGGFPGVGPVRALKYLKRYGRLESIVELKDELAGINYNAIRELYLNPPATKGVMPEWKPPDGERIVSFLVGEHSFSPERVQAALARIQAARSTQSETLEKWFG, via the coding sequence ATGGGCGTTGACCTGGGCGACTCGATACCGAGAGAGAAGATCGAGCTGGCGGACATTGCCCGCTGGAAGCTCGCGGTCGACGCGTACAACACGCTCTACCAATTCCTCGCCATAATCAGGGGAGCGAACGGGGAGCACCTCAAGGACTCGAAGGGTCGAGTTACCTCCCACATCAGCGGCCTCTTCTACAGGAACATCAACCTGCTCGAGCTGGGGATCAAGCTCGTGTACGTCTTCGACGGCAAGCCCCCAGAAATGAAGGCCGAGGAGATCGAAAGGCGTTCTGCGCAGAGGCGCGAGGCCAAGGACATGTACCTGAAAGCGCTACAGGCGGGCGACATGGCCCAGGCCAGGAAGTTCGCGGAGGCGTCAACTGTCCTGAGGAAGGACATGGTGGCGGACGCGAAGCAACTCCTCGATGCGATGGGGATACCTTGGGTCGACGCCCCTTCCGAGGGAGAGGCCCAGGCGTCGGTCATGGCCGGGGAGGGGACCGTCGATGCCGTTGCGTCACAGGACCACGACTCACTCATCTTCGGGTCTCCAGTCCTCGTCAGGAATGTGACAATCTCGGGAAAGCGCAGGCTCCCCGGCAAAGGAATAGTGATCAACGTCCAACCCGAGAGGATAACGCTTTCGTCAGTCCTCTCGGAGACCGGGCTCACGAGAGAGCAGCTCGTGGACTTCGCGATTCTCCTCGGGACTGACTTCAACCCAGGAGGATTCCCTGGTGTCGGCCCGGTGAGGGCCCTGAAGTACCTGAAGAGGTACGGAAGGCTGGAGTCGATCGTGGAGCTGAAGGACGAGCTGGCCGGGATAAACTACAATGCGATAAGGGAGCTCTACCTCAACCCTCCGGCTACCAAGGGCGTAATGCCCGAGTGGAAGCCTCCTGACGGCGAGAGGATAGTCTCCTTCCTCGTCGGGGAGCACTCCTTCTCTCCTGAACGCGTTCAGGCTGCACTCGCGAGGATTCAGGCCGCCAGGTCAACGCAGTCCGAAACACTGGAGAAATGGTTCGGCTGA
- a CDS encoding transposase produces MLSAFKYRLYPKPEQEMRLNRSLLLLCNLYNDLKAQEMRRYREENKSTSLAAFRRLALDARKQSEELRAVHSQVVQNVGDRIHRSFRNFFEGRARFPMWKQPHRYSSLTYPQSGFKLDSQLGLCLSGIGYVRIFVHRPLLGRVKRLTIKREADGWYATFIAEREAPAKRPIAGIPASRVRGADLGLDKFVVMDDATSTEYPEFLRRSEDKIKRLQHHFSRKHKGSKRRLELGRRLARLHLHVRRQREDFQNKLVHKIFAENDALILEKLNVSGMLRNYSLAKSITDASWGRFARRAIFKAESMGKHTIFVDPWGTTQFCHNCLQWVPKDLAEREHKCPNCGETTPRDLNSALLIKRLGTPRSPAPDRGSSLAEQGSLPSLREWASSSSEAGSSRLQS; encoded by the coding sequence ATGCTCTCTGCCTTCAAGTACAGGCTCTACCCCAAGCCCGAGCAGGAGATGCGGCTCAATCGCTCCCTGCTCTTGCTCTGCAACCTCTATAACGACTTGAAGGCCCAAGAGATGAGAAGATACAGGGAAGAGAACAAATCGACATCACTGGCGGCATTCAGGAGGCTTGCGCTCGACGCTCGTAAGCAGAGTGAGGAGCTTCGAGCGGTCCACAGCCAGGTCGTCCAGAACGTAGGCGATAGAATCCATCGGTCGTTCAGGAACTTCTTCGAGGGGAGGGCAAGGTTCCCGATGTGGAAGCAGCCCCACAGGTACAGCTCACTGACATACCCGCAATCGGGGTTCAAGCTCGATTCCCAACTTGGCCTTTGCCTATCAGGGATCGGTTACGTCAGAATCTTCGTCCACCGTCCGCTGCTGGGCAGGGTGAAGCGCCTCACAATCAAGCGAGAAGCAGACGGCTGGTACGCCACTTTCATCGCAGAGCGCGAGGCACCAGCTAAGAGACCCATCGCCGGGATACCCGCCAGCAGGGTCAGAGGTGCAGACCTGGGTCTCGATAAGTTCGTGGTGATGGACGACGCAACCTCGACCGAGTATCCAGAATTCTTGCGACGGTCAGAGGACAAGATCAAGCGCCTGCAGCACCACTTCTCTAGGAAGCACAAGGGCTCGAAGCGTCGCCTCGAGCTCGGGCGGAGGCTCGCTAGGCTCCACCTGCACGTGCGAAGACAGCGCGAGGACTTCCAGAACAAGCTCGTCCACAAGATTTTCGCAGAGAATGATGCCCTCATACTGGAGAAGCTGAATGTTTCCGGCATGCTCCGCAACTACTCGCTAGCCAAATCCATCACGGACGCGTCGTGGGGAAGGTTCGCCCGCAGGGCTATCTTCAAGGCCGAATCGATGGGCAAGCACACAATCTTCGTCGACCCCTGGGGCACGACCCAGTTCTGTCACAACTGCCTCCAATGGGTTCCGAAGGATCTGGCCGAGAGGGAGCACAAGTGCCCCAACTGTGGCGAAACCACACCAAGAGACCTCAACTCCGCTCTTCTCATCAAAAGGCTCGGCACCCCCAGAAGCCCGGCCCCGGACAGGGGCTCGTCACTCGCAGAGCAAGGGTCTCTGCCCTCCCTCAGGGAATGGGCAAGCTCGAGCAGTGAAGCGGGAAGCTCACGACTTCAGTCGTGA
- a CDS encoding zinc finger domain-containing protein yields MSQSTISLPLCSSCNRPIKPGERASKFYCPNCHEVLIWRCEKCRKFSRRYKCVSCGFEGP; encoded by the coding sequence ATGTCCCAGAGCACCATATCGCTCCCACTCTGCAGCTCGTGCAACAGGCCAATCAAGCCGGGAGAGAGGGCGTCCAAGTTCTACTGCCCCAACTGTCACGAGGTGCTGATATGGAGATGCGAGAAGTGCAGGAAGTTCTCGCGCAGATACAAGTGCGTCAGCTGCGGGTTCGAAGGTCCTTAG
- a CDS encoding NAD(P)/FAD-dependent oxidoreductase, whose amino-acid sequence MSREYDAIVAGGSIAGLAFAAEAAKRGLTVLVAEEHEEIGEPEKCDGLVSLRGLRRFGFAPEKHVIQNEIASGVIHSPAGNELAVNATALNVVVLDRSAYDKHVKEKAESWGAVVRTGARVSGHRETDDGVAVKVGRETLRAKYFVDATGPASAPRRGIIPAAKYEIEADWLRERTVEVFVDAAKYPGFFAWVIPYGSGRAKVGAAGWGVNAFKALDGFLLSRPHKLLRRVAAPIYVGGPVGPFVQGRRVLVGESAGQVKPTTAGGIMTSIGGAVTGARWVNDALQLNDPSLLDNYQPDWESRFLKEMRSMLRLRRVFENLSNKDLDALVTALATPKLLSRLSQSDFDFHATALLGAVGVGGLLRVARVVASAGARSLLTGS is encoded by the coding sequence TTGAGCAGGGAATACGACGCCATCGTGGCAGGAGGAAGCATCGCCGGCCTCGCCTTTGCGGCAGAAGCAGCGAAGAGGGGGCTCACGGTCCTTGTGGCGGAGGAGCACGAGGAGATAGGCGAACCGGAGAAGTGCGACGGGCTCGTCAGTCTCCGCGGGTTGCGAAGGTTCGGGTTCGCCCCGGAGAAGCACGTCATCCAGAACGAGATAGCCTCGGGCGTCATTCACTCACCAGCCGGTAACGAGCTTGCTGTCAACGCTACTGCCCTGAACGTTGTGGTGCTCGACAGGAGCGCCTACGACAAGCACGTCAAGGAGAAGGCAGAGTCGTGGGGCGCTGTGGTGAGGACTGGCGCCAGGGTCTCAGGACACCGCGAGACGGACGATGGCGTAGCCGTCAAGGTGGGAAGAGAGACCCTCCGGGCGAAGTATTTCGTTGACGCGACGGGGCCAGCCTCTGCCCCCAGGCGGGGAATCATTCCAGCAGCGAAGTACGAGATCGAGGCCGACTGGCTGAGAGAGAGGACTGTTGAGGTATTCGTCGACGCGGCGAAGTACCCGGGGTTCTTTGCATGGGTGATACCCTACGGATCAGGCAGGGCCAAGGTCGGGGCTGCAGGCTGGGGAGTCAACGCATTCAAAGCCTTAGACGGCTTCCTACTGTCCAGGCCTCACAAGCTGCTCAGGAGGGTGGCCGCTCCCATCTACGTCGGCGGACCTGTAGGCCCCTTTGTTCAGGGTAGGAGGGTCTTGGTGGGCGAGTCTGCCGGCCAGGTGAAGCCGACCACCGCAGGAGGAATAATGACGTCGATTGGGGGGGCGGTGACCGGTGCGAGGTGGGTCAACGATGCGCTCCAGCTCAACGACCCCTCCTTACTGGACAACTACCAACCAGATTGGGAATCGCGCTTCCTCAAGGAGATGAGGAGTATGCTCAGGCTGAGGAGGGTCTTCGAGAATCTTTCCAACAAGGACCTCGACGCGCTCGTGACGGCCTTGGCCACTCCGAAGCTCCTCTCCAGGCTCTCACAGTCCGACTTCGACTTTCACGCAACTGCTCTTCTCGGAGCCGTTGGGGTGGGGGGCCTTCTCAGGGTAGCTAGGGTTGTCGCCTCTGCGGGAGCCAGGTCGCTCCTGACGGGCTCGTAA
- the pth2 gene encoding peptidyl-tRNA hydrolase Pth2, which yields MKQAVVVRNDLKMGKGKIAAQVAHASLSAAEEAMKKRETWYDEWKSGGQRKVVLKVQSEGELGEVFRKAKAAKLPAALIEDRGLTQVEPGTVTCVGIGPGPDDAIDSITGKLKLL from the coding sequence TTGAAGCAGGCCGTGGTCGTGAGGAACGACCTGAAGATGGGGAAGGGGAAGATCGCCGCCCAGGTCGCCCACGCCTCCCTCTCCGCGGCCGAGGAGGCGATGAAGAAGCGCGAGACTTGGTACGATGAATGGAAGTCGGGAGGACAGAGGAAGGTCGTGCTCAAGGTGCAATCCGAGGGGGAACTCGGCGAGGTATTCAGGAAAGCGAAGGCCGCGAAACTGCCCGCGGCCCTGATTGAAGATAGGGGGCTCACCCAGGTCGAGCCGGGGACAGTGACGTGCGTGGGGATCGGCCCCGGGCCAGATGACGCAATCGACTCGATAACCGGGAAGCTCAAGCTGCTATGA
- a CDS encoding tRNA pseudouridine(13) synthase TruD — protein sequence MTLPPELDRAVGMEVYASGTKPCKATLRSTDEDFRVEEALGELTVEEAPLPGHLPLYRVEKSSIDTFHLARAMAEVLKSRVSYAGIKDKRAAAVQFVTPTSTRSMRPERIERENFSAVLVGYVPRPLSRQMASGNRFRIVLRNCGPAIQACIDEVYGLAASLHLPNFYGLQRFGARDAITHRVGRALVKRRFADAVGTLLFEPRSMDNETTSEARKLMSDGRYSEGYKMLPPKQNVERMAAHHLTRKPDDAVGAIRAVPIALRRFYTQAYQSYLFNRTLSLALRDGLDLSKAERGDNWGETTRDGLNLGKVHGVKEPMEAGAVPVVQFAGYAYRNYGSRFDRCLEEVMKEEQVAPKDFYIEDMQEVSVEGGFRRPHLAVSGASHELSDGNAVMTFTLPRGGYATVLLREVIKPSDPVRAGFA from the coding sequence ATGACCCTGCCGCCCGAGCTGGACAGGGCGGTCGGCATGGAAGTGTACGCCAGCGGTACCAAGCCGTGCAAGGCCACGCTCAGGTCCACAGACGAGGACTTCAGGGTCGAGGAAGCGCTCGGGGAACTCACGGTGGAGGAGGCGCCCCTGCCTGGCCACCTCCCACTCTACAGGGTTGAGAAGAGCTCGATAGACACCTTCCACCTCGCGAGAGCCATGGCAGAGGTACTGAAGAGCAGGGTCAGCTACGCAGGCATCAAAGACAAGAGAGCTGCCGCAGTCCAGTTTGTGACCCCCACTAGCACGAGGTCGATGAGGCCGGAGAGGATCGAACGGGAGAACTTCAGCGCTGTGCTGGTCGGGTACGTGCCGAGGCCTCTGTCGCGGCAGATGGCGTCGGGCAACAGGTTCAGGATTGTCCTCAGGAACTGCGGCCCGGCCATCCAAGCCTGCATCGACGAGGTGTACGGGCTCGCTGCTTCTCTGCACCTGCCCAACTTCTACGGTCTGCAGAGGTTCGGGGCAAGGGACGCCATCACGCACAGGGTGGGCAGAGCTCTCGTGAAGAGGCGGTTCGCCGACGCCGTCGGGACGCTACTGTTCGAGCCGAGGAGCATGGACAACGAGACGACATCCGAGGCGAGGAAACTGATGTCCGATGGGCGATACTCGGAGGGATACAAAATGCTCCCGCCGAAGCAGAACGTTGAGAGGATGGCGGCCCACCACCTAACGAGGAAGCCTGATGACGCCGTGGGCGCCATACGGGCGGTCCCGATTGCGCTCAGGAGGTTCTACACCCAGGCCTACCAGTCCTATCTGTTCAACAGGACACTCAGCCTCGCGCTAAGGGATGGGCTCGACCTCTCGAAGGCGGAGCGGGGCGACAACTGGGGCGAGACGACGCGGGATGGGCTCAACCTGGGGAAGGTGCACGGTGTGAAGGAGCCCATGGAGGCTGGCGCAGTGCCCGTCGTCCAGTTCGCGGGTTACGCGTACAGGAACTACGGCTCAAGGTTCGACCGCTGCCTCGAGGAGGTCATGAAGGAGGAGCAGGTTGCCCCGAAGGACTTCTACATTGAGGACATGCAGGAGGTGAGCGTTGAGGGCGGGTTCAGAAGGCCCCATCTCGCCGTCAGCGGCGCATCGCACGAGCTCTCTGACGGCAACGCTGTGATGACGTTCACTCTGCCGAGAGGGGGCTACGCGACAGTCCTCCTGAGGGAAGTGATCAAGCCGTCCGACCCCGTGAGAGCAGGATTCGCGTAG